In Luteitalea sp., the genomic window CACTGCGGCTTGCTCCCGATTGAGCCCACCCCGGGCCTCCTTCGCGCCAGGCGGCGTGACCTCGTCATAGTAGAAGGCGCGCGGGATCCCGATCCGCGCGCCCTCGAGCCCTTCCCGCTTCAGATATGGCGTGTAGTCGCGGCCTGGTGGCGGACTGCAGCGCTTCGTGGCCGGATCGTTGGGATCGGGCGCCGCGCCCTCGAGCACGCCGAGTAGGACGGCGGCGTCGGTGACGGTCTTGGCCATCGGTCCTGCGGTGTCCTGGTCTGCCGTGATGGGGATGATGCCGTAGCGGCTGATGCGCCCAACGGTGGGCTTGATTCCCACGAGCATGGTTTGGTTCGACGGGCTCAAGATGGAGCCGGATGTCTCGGTGCCGACGTTGGCCGCCCAGAAGTTCGCGGCGGTGCCGATACCGGAGCTCGATCCTCCCGTGGAGAGCGCAGGGCGTCCGTCGCCGCTCTCCTCTCGTGGGTCACGGCGCGGGTCGTAGGGGTTCAGGCCGTAGCCGGCCAGCGCGCTATAGTTGGCAGGCATCCCGCTGGCCACCCAATTGGCGAGCTCCGTCAGCACAGTCTTCGCGATGATGATGGCGCCCGCATCCTCGAGATGTTTCGCGAGCGTGGCGTCGTAGGGCGGTGTGAAGCGTTCGAAGGCAACCGCGCCGCCGGTTGTGGGCATGCTTGTCGTGTGGATGATGTCTTTGAGCGCGATGGGAATGCCGTGCAGCGGGCCACGCACCTTCCCTTGGGCGCGCTCGCGATCCACCAGCTCCGCCTGCTCGAGGGCCTTGGGGTTCACCGCGATCGTGGCGTTCAGCGTGTCGTTGTAGAGCGCGATGCGCGTGAGGTACTGAATCACGAGCGCTTGCGCCGTCACACGGCCATCCTCCATCGCCTGACGCATCTCGGGGATGGTGGCTTCGACGACGCTGAACGGTTTCGCGTCGGCGGCGCCACTACGCTCCGTTTCTGACGCCGGTGAGCATGCGCCGATCGTCACGGCCACGAGTACTCCAAACAGGGTAGCTCGGAATCGCATCACTGATAGGCTCCACAGGGGCAGGGTGGGCGCAGTATACTCGGTCCCGCCCGGAGAAGCTCGACCAGGGGCACCCACGTGAGAAGAACATGTCCCACACACGGCTCCTAGGGCTCGTTGCGGCGTTGCTTGCGTCAGGATGCAGCGCCGCCTCGTCGAGCGCCGAAGCAGACCTGGTCCTCCGCAACGGCCGGATTGAAACGATGGACCCGGCAAGGCCAGAGGTGCAGGCGGTTGCGACGGCGGCAGACAAGATCGTCGCGGTCGGAACGAACGAGGAGGTCGCACGCTTTGTGGGCCCCGACACCGAGGTCGTCGACCTCGGGGGCCGATTGGCGATCCCGGGCTTCATCGAGAGCCATGGGCATTTCATGGGTCTCGGTCAGGCAAGAATGACCCTCGATCTCACGAAGGCGCGCACATGGAGCGACATCGTCACAATGGTGGCAGCAGCGGCGAGAGAGGCTTCGCCGGGTGAATGGATCACCGGGCGCGGCTGGCATCAGGAACGCTGGCGCGATGTTCCCGAGCCGAACGTCGATGGCGTGCCGCTGCACGGTGAGCTGTCGCGCGTGAGTCCCAACAACCCGGTCTTGTTGGGGCACGCCAGCGGGCACGCCGCGTTCGCCAATGCGATGGCGCTCCGGCTGGCGGGCATTACCGCGCGCACGAAGAATCCGCCAGGTGGAGAGATCGTGCGAGACCGTGATGGTCAGCCAACCGGACTCCTGCGCGAGACGGCGCAGCGCCCTGTGCGCGCGACCATGGCGAAGGTACAGGCGGCCCGCGATCGTTCCGTCATCGACGCGGAGCAGCGACGTCAGGTCGCGCTTGCCGGGGAGGAAGCGCTCGCCAAGGGCGTGACGTCGTTCCATGACGCAGGGGCCTCGTTCGACACCATCGACTTCTTCAAGAAGCTTGCAGACGAGGGCAAGCTGCCGGTCCGGCTCTACGTCATGGTCCGCCATGAGACCAACGACAGCATGGCGGAGAAGCTGCCGCGTTATCGCGTGATTGGCTACGGCAATCAGATGCTCACGGTCAGAGCCATCAAGCGGCAGATCGACGGCGCGTTGGGGCCGCACGGCGCATGGCTCCTCGAGCCGTACCTCGATATGCCAGACAGCACCGGGCTGACACTCGAGGATCCTGCCGACATTCGGCGCACGGCATCTCTCGCGGTCCAGCACGGATATCAGCTCAACACGCATGCGATTGGCGACAGAGCCAACCGCGAGGTCCTCAACATCTACGAAGAGGCGTTCCAGGCAAATCCAGAGAAGAAGGACTTGCGCTGGCGTATCGAGCACGCGCAGCACCTGGATCCTGCCGACATCCCGCGCTTCGCGCAGTTGGACGTCATCGCCGCCATGCAAGGTATCCATGCGACCTCCGACGGGCCCTGGGTGCTCGAACGTCTGGGACCGGAGCGCGCTCGATCAGGCGCCTATCAGTGGCGTGCGCTCCTCGATTCCGGCGTGGTCATTGCCAACGGCACGGACGTGCCCGTTGAGGACATCGATCCGATTGCCAGCGTCTACGCGTCGGTGACCCGTGAGTTGGAGGACGGCACGGCGTTCTATCCGGGACAGCGCATGACGCGCGAGGAGGCGCTTCGCTCCTACACGCTGCACGCCGCCCACGCCGCGTACGAGGAGGACATCAAGGGCTCGATCACCACCGGAAAGCTCGCCGACATCGTCGTGCTCTCCAAGGACATCATGCGCGTCCCGGCCGACGAGATCCGTTCCGCGCAGGTCGACCTGACGATTCTCGGCGGACGTGTTCGCTGGCGGAGAGAGTAAAAAGGAACCGGGTACCTTTTCGGGAGCGAAAAGGTACCCGGTTCCTTTTTCCGCTTACACTGGTTTCGAGGGGTATCCCGGAGGACGCATGTCTCCGATGCGAACAGTGCAGCACCAGATCAGAGAACGCGTATCGGTGCTCGTGGCGACTGCGATGCTGGCCTTGCTCGTGGCGTGCGCGACGAACCCGGTCACCGGTGAGCGCGAGTTCAACCTGATGAGCGAGGCCCAAGAGATCCAGATTGGCCAAGAGATGGACCCACAGGTCCAGCGCGAGTTCGGCATCTACGACGATGAGAGTCTGCAGAAGTACGTCGAGTCCATTGGCTTGCGCATGGCAAAGGCGTCGGAGCGACCGGATCTGCCGTGGCACTTCACGGTCGTGGACTCGCCCGCGATCAATGCGTTCGCCCTCCCTGGCGGCTACATCTACATCACCCGCGGCATCCTGGCCTACTTGAACGACGAGGCGGAGCTGGCCGGCGTGCTGGGGCACGAGATCGGCCACGTCACAGCGCGTCATGCCGCGCAGCAGTACACGCGGGCTACGGGCGCAGGCGCGGGCCTGACGCTCGCGAGCATCTTTCTGCCGGAGGTGCGCCCCTTTGGCCAGGCCGCGGAGGCCAGCCTTGGCCTGCTTTTCCTGAGACATGGCCGAGACGACGAGTTGCAGGCAGATCAACTCGGGGCGACGTACGCGTCACATGAAGGATGGGATCCGCAGGGCGTGCCTGGCATGCTGAACACGCTCGGCCGCGTTTCAGAGGAACAGGGCAAGGATGGCACACCCAACTGGCTCCTGACGCATCCTCAGCCGGAGGACCGCGTAGCAAGGATCCAGGACACGGTTCAGAAGCTCGGTGCCGAGGGTGGGGGACGCTGGACGACGGATCGCCAGGGCTTCCTGAAGCGCGTGGACGGCGTGATCTATGGTGACAATCCGCGCGAGGGCGTGGTGCGAGGAACGCAGTTCCTTCATCCTTCGCTGAGATTTCGCGTCACCTTCCCTGAAGGTTGGACCGTGCAGAACAGCCCGACACTGGTCGTGGCGCAGCCAAAGGGCGGGAACGCTGCGATGCAGCTCGATGTCATGGAGAAGGTGGCCGGACGCAACCTCGAGGAAGCCGTCGTGCAGGATATGCGCCGTGCAGGCTTCAAGCCGGTTGCTGGCGGATCCACCACGATCAACGGTCTATCCGCGGCACAGGGCACATTCCAGGGCCGGCTGCAGAACGTCGGGGACGCGGGTGTGCTGGCGACGTATATCCGCCACGCGAGCCGCGTATTCCGCGTGCTGGGCGTCGCACCGGCAAGCGCCTTCGAAACCGTGGGCGAGACGTTTCGCAAGACTGCGCGGTCCTTCGAGCCAATGAGCGAGGCCGACGCGGAGCGCATCCGTCCGAACGTCGTGCGTCTCCATACCGTGCGTTCCGGTGACACCTGGGAATCGATTGCCAAGGGGCCAGGCCATGGCATCGTCAACGCATCCACGCTCGCCGTCATGAACGGCACCAGTGCGAGCGAGGGGCCCCGAGCCGGCGAGGTCGTCAAGATTGTTGAAGAAGGATGAGCGGTATCACCACACGATCTCTGGCTTCGCGGTCTCGCTGCTCATGTGCATGGGCAACCGCCAGACGTGCGTGGCGTCACGGTCCGTGAAGTAGAGCGCGGACTCCGACGGCTCGAGAGGGTTGCCATCGGCCCACAACGCCCAGAACTGCGGGTGCGCGCGAAGCGGCCTGCGGGCGTAGGAGTGGTTCCGCTTGCCGTGAGTGAGGCGCTTGATCCGAGACCATGTGGCGCCTCGATCGCGCGACTCCCACAGCACGAGGTCGCCACCTGTTCCCCCCGGGTAGGCGCCTGGATCAGTTGGGGCCAAGAGCCGCCAGCGCCCACCCGGCTCGATGTACAACGACCCATGATCGTAGTTGTGATCGGAGGTCGTCACAGGCTGGATCTGCCAGGTCGCCGCCCGCCGATCCCACCGTGCCGTCTGCCACTCCCGCGGACCGCCAACCGGCCCGGGCCGATGATCGCGCGCGAGCAGGAATAAGATCACGGGCGAGCCATCCTGGTCCCCTTCCTGGTCCCATGTCACATCCTTCAAGTACACGAGCCGCTGTTCCGCCTGGTAGTCGTGCACCAGCGCGGGATTGTGCGCCGATCGCAACGGCAGATCGAGCGCCGCGCCGGCCGCCGTTCGCCAGGTCGAGCCCTCGTCTGCGGTCTCGGCGTAATACAAGTTCGTCCGGCGATTCAGCCCTGCCTCGCGGGCGTCGTCTGGATGCAGGTCGAACGCGGTTGCGACGCGGCGGCCGTTGCTCCAACTCACCTGATAGCTGCCCTCGCGCATGCGGGCGAAGAGCCGTGGCTTCGTCCAGCTCCGCGCGTCTGGGCTCGTCACGATGTGCAGGCTGCGGCCCCCGCTCTCGTAGCGCGTATGCAGCAACAGAAAGCCATCCGCGAGATGCCACGGCTGCGAGTACGAGAAGTAGGGCGCGGGCAAACGGTCGAACGCGTCGATCGAGTACGGCCGGCGGCTGCGATGGATGTAGGTCGGCCGCACCGGGCCGTGGGCGTTGGAGAAAACGTAGAGATAGCCTTCCTCGTCCATGGCCAACGTCGGGTTGTCATGTGCGTCGGTGGTGTTCTTGTCCAGCAGTCGCGTTGGACGCGGGACGCGGCCCGTGCGGTGATCGTAGTAGCTGACCATGTGCAGCAGCCGCTGGTCGTCGTCGGCCGCGCCGCCATAGACGAAGAACGTCTTCTCGGCTGCAGGAGCGTAGATGGCAATAGGCGCATGCTGTTGCGGGTAGGTCGCCATGCCACCGCTGTA contains:
- a CDS encoding amidase (catalyzes the hydrolysis of a monocarboxylic acid amid to form a monocarboxylate and ammonia) yields the protein MRFRATLFGVLVAVTIGACSPASETERSGAADAKPFSVVEATIPEMRQAMEDGRVTAQALVIQYLTRIALYNDTLNATIAVNPKALEQAELVDRERAQGKVRGPLHGIPIALKDIIHTTSMPTTGGAVAFERFTPPYDATLAKHLEDAGAIIIAKTVLTELANWVASGMPANYSALAGYGLNPYDPRRDPREESGDGRPALSTGGSSSGIGTAANFWAANVGTETSGSILSPSNQTMLVGIKPTVGRISRYGIIPITADQDTAGPMAKTVTDAAVLLGVLEGAAPDPNDPATKRCSPPPGRDYTPYLKREGLEGARIGIPRAFYYDEVTPPGAKEARGGLNREQAAVMADAIEVLKREGALIVDPTDIPSIVDPDPKRNFLRWGTCSGDDRKGNDANCSSVFKYGMKRDFNKWLATLGTDAPVKTLTELRIFNLEHSSRAAIKYGQAQLDISDEMDVEKDRARYESDRAKDLALTGTRGIDAAMKAHRLDALLFPASRGAAIAAKPGYPTVIVPFGMVPNAPTPSFPTGFDAKPSPFGVSFTGMACSEPQLIEIAYAFEQATKRRRPPA
- a CDS encoding amidohydrolase family protein, which produces MSHTRLLGLVAALLASGCSAASSSAEADLVLRNGRIETMDPARPEVQAVATAADKIVAVGTNEEVARFVGPDTEVVDLGGRLAIPGFIESHGHFMGLGQARMTLDLTKARTWSDIVTMVAAAAREASPGEWITGRGWHQERWRDVPEPNVDGVPLHGELSRVSPNNPVLLGHASGHAAFANAMALRLAGITARTKNPPGGEIVRDRDGQPTGLLRETAQRPVRATMAKVQAARDRSVIDAEQRRQVALAGEEALAKGVTSFHDAGASFDTIDFFKKLADEGKLPVRLYVMVRHETNDSMAEKLPRYRVIGYGNQMLTVRAIKRQIDGALGPHGAWLLEPYLDMPDSTGLTLEDPADIRRTASLAVQHGYQLNTHAIGDRANREVLNIYEEAFQANPEKKDLRWRIEHAQHLDPADIPRFAQLDVIAAMQGIHATSDGPWVLERLGPERARSGAYQWRALLDSGVVIANGTDVPVEDIDPIASVYASVTRELEDGTAFYPGQRMTREEALRSYTLHAAHAAYEEDIKGSITTGKLADIVVLSKDIMRVPADEIRSAQVDLTILGGRVRWRRE
- a CDS encoding M48 family metalloprotease, which translates into the protein MSPMRTVQHQIRERVSVLVATAMLALLVACATNPVTGEREFNLMSEAQEIQIGQEMDPQVQREFGIYDDESLQKYVESIGLRMAKASERPDLPWHFTVVDSPAINAFALPGGYIYITRGILAYLNDEAELAGVLGHEIGHVTARHAAQQYTRATGAGAGLTLASIFLPEVRPFGQAAEASLGLLFLRHGRDDELQADQLGATYASHEGWDPQGVPGMLNTLGRVSEEQGKDGTPNWLLTHPQPEDRVARIQDTVQKLGAEGGGRWTTDRQGFLKRVDGVIYGDNPREGVVRGTQFLHPSLRFRVTFPEGWTVQNSPTLVVAQPKGGNAAMQLDVMEKVAGRNLEEAVVQDMRRAGFKPVAGGSTTINGLSAAQGTFQGRLQNVGDAGVLATYIRHASRVFRVLGVAPASAFETVGETFRKTARSFEPMSEADAERIRPNVVRLHTVRSGDTWESIAKGPGHGIVNASTLAVMNGTSASEGPRAGEVVKIVEEG